In a single window of the Microbacterium sp. SL75 genome:
- a CDS encoding Sec-independent protein translocase subunit TatA, producing the protein MLHGLTGWHLLIVLAVIVLLFGAAKLPALAQSVGRSARLFKGELKAMKDDDAVPLDHAVAPAHPEPRSTAVVADPPPTR; encoded by the coding sequence ATGCTTCATGGACTGACCGGATGGCACCTGCTGATCGTCCTCGCGGTGATCGTCCTGTTGTTCGGCGCTGCCAAGCTGCCGGCGCTGGCGCAGAGCGTCGGCAGGTCGGCCCGCCTGTTCAAGGGCGAGTTGAAGGCGATGAAGGACGACGACGCGGTACCGCTCGACCACGCGGTCGCGCCGGCGCACCCCGAGCCCCGGTCCACGGCGGTCGTCGCGGATCCGCCGCCGACGCGCTGA
- a CDS encoding lipoate--protein ligase family protein: protein MHGEYKVPGGKLVVVDLEEREGRIHGFHLAGDFFLEPDDALDDIDAAVNGLPVESDVPTIAAAIRAALPEGAQLLGFTPESVATAIRRALVTAPGWADFEWEVVHDAPVSPRMNLALDEVLTTRVGAGLRKPTLRLWEWDESAVVIGSFQSLRNEVDPAGAEKHGFDVVRRISGGGAMMMAANSIVTYSLYVPASLVAGMTFADSYAFLDDWVLQALRSLGIDAVYQPLNDIAGPHGKIGGAAQKRLANGGVLHHATLSYDMDGQVLTEVLRIGREKLSDKGTVSAAKRVDPLRSQTGLARAEVIERFIQTFTTLYGATTGHISDEEYAEARALVDSKFATDAWLQRVP, encoded by the coding sequence ATGCACGGCGAGTACAAGGTCCCCGGCGGGAAGCTGGTCGTCGTCGACCTCGAAGAGCGCGAGGGGCGGATCCACGGCTTCCACCTCGCGGGCGACTTCTTCCTCGAGCCCGACGACGCTCTCGACGACATCGACGCGGCCGTCAACGGTCTTCCGGTGGAATCCGACGTCCCTACCATCGCCGCGGCCATCCGCGCGGCCCTCCCCGAGGGGGCGCAGCTCCTGGGCTTCACCCCCGAATCGGTGGCGACCGCGATCCGCCGCGCGCTCGTCACCGCCCCCGGCTGGGCGGACTTCGAGTGGGAGGTCGTCCACGACGCCCCCGTCTCGCCCCGCATGAACCTCGCCCTCGACGAGGTGCTCACCACCCGCGTGGGCGCGGGGCTGCGAAAGCCCACGCTGCGCCTGTGGGAGTGGGATGAGAGCGCCGTCGTCATCGGCTCGTTCCAGTCGCTGCGCAACGAGGTCGACCCGGCGGGCGCCGAGAAGCACGGCTTCGACGTCGTGCGCCGCATCTCGGGCGGCGGCGCCATGATGATGGCGGCGAACTCGATCGTGACCTACTCGCTGTACGTGCCGGCATCCCTCGTCGCGGGCATGACCTTCGCCGACTCGTACGCGTTCCTCGACGACTGGGTGCTCCAAGCGCTGCGCTCGCTCGGCATCGACGCGGTGTACCAGCCGCTCAACGACATCGCCGGCCCCCACGGCAAGATCGGCGGGGCCGCGCAGAAGCGCCTCGCCAACGGCGGAGTCCTGCACCACGCGACCCTCAGCTACGACATGGACGGCCAGGTGCTCACCGAGGTGCTGCGCATCGGACGCGAGAAGCTCAGCGACAAGGGCACCGTCTCGGCCGCCAAGCGCGTCGACCCGCTGCGCAGCCAGACGGGCCTTGCCCGCGCCGAGGTCATCGAGCGTTTCATCCAGACCTTCACGACTCTGTACGGGGCGACCACCGGGCACATCAGCGACGAGGAGTACGCCGAGGCCCGGGCTCTCGTCGACTCCAAGTTCGCCACCGACGCGTGGCTGCAGCGCGTCCCGTGA
- a CDS encoding LysR family transcriptional regulator, with protein MDVGHLRLLRELRDRGSVAAVAQRMHVSASAVSQQLSALQAHVPVPLTTRRGRTLALTPAGEALAAAGARVDEALVSAREAVGAFLDASDRPVRVSAFHSAALALFGPLLRELDGTPPLHLADADVAHRDFPGLTADHDLVVAHRLAHDEPWPADRVVTVPLLEEPLDIALPADHPLAGRDELRAADLVAERWVSVHPGFPLAGVLDHLAAHVGRPLDVAHRINEFSVTAEVVRAGAAIAVMPRTTTTPLAVDGLVLRPLADLALVRHVDALARPDALAYAAVRRVLSALRTVSARASAHISGVDPV; from the coding sequence ATGGATGTCGGTCATCTTCGCCTGCTGCGCGAGCTCCGAGACCGCGGAAGCGTGGCCGCCGTGGCGCAGCGCATGCACGTCTCCGCGTCGGCGGTGTCGCAGCAGCTGTCCGCGCTGCAGGCGCACGTGCCCGTTCCGCTGACCACCCGGCGCGGGCGCACCCTCGCCCTCACGCCCGCCGGAGAGGCCCTCGCCGCCGCCGGCGCGCGGGTCGACGAGGCTCTCGTGTCGGCGCGAGAGGCCGTGGGTGCGTTCCTCGACGCGAGCGACCGCCCCGTGCGCGTCTCGGCCTTCCACAGCGCCGCACTCGCGCTCTTCGGGCCCCTCTTGCGCGAACTCGACGGCACGCCGCCACTGCACCTCGCCGACGCCGATGTGGCGCACCGCGATTTTCCGGGGCTGACCGCCGACCACGACCTCGTCGTGGCGCACCGCCTCGCGCACGACGAACCGTGGCCCGCGGACCGCGTGGTCACGGTGCCGTTGCTAGAAGAGCCGCTCGACATCGCCCTGCCGGCAGACCACCCGCTCGCCGGACGCGACGAGCTGCGTGCGGCCGACCTCGTCGCCGAGAGATGGGTGTCGGTGCACCCCGGATTCCCGCTCGCCGGCGTTCTCGACCATCTCGCCGCACACGTGGGGCGCCCTCTCGACGTCGCCCACCGCATCAACGAGTTCTCGGTGACGGCCGAGGTCGTGCGCGCCGGCGCAGCGATCGCCGTCATGCCGCGCACCACGACGACGCCCCTCGCCGTCGACGGGCTGGTGCTGCGACCGCTCGCCGACCTCGCCCTGGTGCGCCACGTGGACGCACTGGCGCGGCCCGACGCGCTCGCTTACGCCGCGGTGCGGCGTGTGCTGTCGGCGCTGCGCACCGTGTCGGCGCGGGCGTCGGCGCACATCTCCGGTGTCGACCCCGTCTGA
- a CDS encoding DMT family transporter, protein MPRRVPELVVDLLLVAVAAVWGASFLAAKELVSETGVASGVALRFVVAAIALGILCLMRRERMPRGRGLAIAALLGCSQAAIIGLETAGVHLTSATNAGLLISLALVFTPVLESVAARSWLPRTYFVAAVAAVVGVALLVSDGGLRTPNLGDALVIAAAVVRAVHVTASGHLTRGRHDSTLAVVFVQLVVCALASSAVAGADLPRAAAGLSASGWVDVLFLGLLCSVFAFVVQLWAVRRTSATRASILMGTEPVWALAVGVAIGGEAVGAPGLIGAALIIAASYAGQAIERRHRRSREAAQGGAVVGPISSARVSVDATAPTPSP, encoded by the coding sequence ATGCCCCGCCGCGTCCCGGAACTCGTCGTCGACCTCCTCCTCGTCGCGGTCGCCGCGGTCTGGGGTGCCAGCTTCCTCGCCGCGAAGGAGTTGGTGTCCGAGACCGGCGTCGCCTCCGGCGTGGCGCTGCGCTTCGTCGTGGCCGCGATCGCCCTCGGCATCCTGTGCCTGATGAGACGGGAACGGATGCCGCGGGGGCGCGGCCTCGCGATCGCCGCTCTGCTCGGCTGCTCGCAGGCGGCGATCATCGGGCTCGAGACCGCGGGCGTGCACCTCACCTCGGCGACCAACGCCGGGCTCCTCATCAGTCTCGCCCTCGTCTTCACCCCGGTGCTGGAGAGCGTCGCCGCGCGCTCGTGGCTCCCGCGGACGTACTTCGTCGCGGCCGTGGCTGCGGTGGTCGGCGTGGCCCTGCTCGTCTCGGACGGCGGCCTCCGTACCCCCAACCTGGGCGACGCTCTCGTCATCGCCGCGGCGGTCGTCCGCGCCGTGCACGTCACCGCGAGCGGGCACCTCACCCGCGGCCGACACGACAGCACCCTCGCCGTCGTCTTCGTCCAACTGGTCGTGTGCGCCCTGGCCTCGTCCGCCGTTGCCGGCGCCGACCTGCCGCGTGCGGCCGCGGGGCTCTCGGCATCCGGATGGGTCGACGTGCTCTTCCTCGGACTGCTGTGCTCGGTCTTCGCGTTCGTGGTGCAGTTGTGGGCGGTGCGGCGCACCTCGGCGACCCGCGCGAGCATCCTCATGGGTACCGAGCCCGTGTGGGCGCTCGCCGTGGGTGTCGCCATCGGCGGCGAGGCGGTCGGTGCCCCCGGGCTGATCGGTGCCGCGCTGATCATCGCCGCGTCGTACGCGGGACAGGCGATCGAACGACGGCACCGCCGCTCGCGCGAGGCGGCGCAGGGTGGTGCCGTCGTCGGGCCGATCAGTTCTGCTCGGGTCTCGGTCGACGCCACCGCGCCCACGCCGTCGCCGTGA
- a CDS encoding WxL protein peptidoglycan domain-containing protein, producing the protein MAGLIVAAAAIAAAPPVLADDTAGSVTWSVTPASAEGADGRRVMQVEIDPGQRVTEHLAVKNFSESEATFALDAADGYYTETGRFTMLPADRTSVDAGTWITIEPSVTLAPRETRVVSFEIVVPPNATPGDHAAGVSASVRSTSAGADGTKVGVDSRVGFRVSTRVTGELAPAVGVGEVRAEYTPSWNLFAPGSITYAYTAENTGNTALAVADAVESTTTERGVLLPGESRDVRTEPQPAWPLFLLTKDVTVDAAVPDSMLAATPVTQSVTVWAVPWLHLAAAVGLALIVAAAASGRRRSRRRLDDLVARAREEGRREAVEVS; encoded by the coding sequence GTGGCCGGGCTCATCGTGGCCGCGGCCGCGATCGCCGCGGCCCCTCCCGTCCTGGCGGACGACACCGCCGGCTCGGTCACCTGGTCGGTCACCCCGGCCTCGGCCGAGGGAGCGGACGGTCGACGGGTCATGCAGGTCGAGATCGATCCGGGCCAGCGCGTCACCGAGCATCTCGCCGTGAAGAACTTCAGCGAGAGCGAGGCGACCTTCGCCCTCGACGCGGCGGACGGCTACTACACCGAGACCGGGCGCTTCACGATGCTCCCGGCCGATCGCACCTCGGTCGATGCGGGCACCTGGATCACGATCGAACCGTCGGTCACGCTCGCTCCCCGCGAGACGCGCGTCGTCTCGTTCGAGATCGTCGTGCCACCGAACGCCACCCCGGGCGATCACGCGGCCGGGGTCTCGGCATCCGTTCGCTCCACCTCCGCGGGAGCGGACGGCACGAAAGTGGGAGTGGACAGCCGCGTCGGCTTCCGCGTCTCGACCCGTGTGACGGGCGAGCTCGCCCCCGCGGTGGGCGTCGGCGAGGTCCGCGCGGAATACACGCCGTCGTGGAACCTTTTCGCGCCGGGGTCGATCACCTACGCGTACACGGCGGAGAACACCGGGAACACCGCTCTCGCCGTGGCCGACGCGGTGGAGTCGACGACGACGGAACGCGGTGTGCTGCTGCCCGGCGAATCGCGGGACGTGCGAACCGAGCCCCAGCCCGCGTGGCCGCTCTTCCTGCTGACGAAGGACGTGACGGTGGATGCCGCGGTGCCCGACTCGATGCTCGCCGCGACGCCCGTGACGCAGAGCGTCACCGTCTGGGCGGTGCCGTGGCTGCACCTCGCCGCCGCGGTCGGGCTCGCCCTCATCGTCGCAGCCGCCGCGTCCGGGCGTCGCCGTTCCCGCCGGCGCCTCGACGACCTCGTGGCGCGCGCCCGTGAAGAGGGTCGGCGCGAGGCGGTGGAGGTCTCATGA
- a CDS encoding DNA-methyltransferase has protein sequence MAAARPVSADDLTDAPAPGGVEIHHADNLSVTPAYADGSFALVYLDPPFNTGRTRSKAVESATRKAPVEEAPDAERLDPVASDPNMLEFPAEEEPPPPVVQRGFHGREYARLRGDLRTYDDRFDDYWGFLEPRLVEAWRLLADDGTLYLHLDYREVHYAKVMCDALFGRDKFLNELIWAYDYGAKTKRRWPTKHETILVYVKNPAKYFFDSDAVDREPYMAPGLVTAEKAARGKMPTDVWWHTIVPTTGREKTGYPTQKPEGVLRRMVQASSRPGDRVLDMFAGSGTLGAVAAPLGRHSVLIDDNADAVAVMHKRLEPYAS, from the coding sequence GTGGCTGCAGCGCGTCCCGTGAGCGCCGACGACCTCACCGACGCGCCCGCACCGGGCGGCGTCGAGATCCATCACGCCGACAACCTCAGCGTCACCCCGGCCTATGCCGACGGCTCTTTCGCGCTTGTGTACCTCGACCCGCCGTTCAACACGGGGCGCACGCGCTCGAAGGCGGTCGAGTCGGCGACGCGTAAGGCGCCGGTCGAAGAGGCCCCGGATGCCGAGCGGCTCGATCCCGTGGCATCCGATCCCAACATGCTCGAATTCCCCGCCGAGGAAGAGCCGCCGCCGCCGGTCGTGCAGCGCGGCTTCCACGGCCGCGAGTACGCGCGCCTGCGCGGCGACCTGCGCACCTACGACGACCGCTTCGACGACTACTGGGGCTTCCTCGAGCCGCGGCTCGTCGAGGCGTGGCGGTTGCTCGCCGACGACGGCACCCTGTACCTGCACCTCGACTACCGCGAGGTGCACTACGCCAAGGTCATGTGCGATGCGCTGTTCGGGCGCGACAAGTTCCTCAACGAGCTGATTTGGGCGTACGACTACGGCGCGAAGACCAAGCGTCGTTGGCCCACCAAGCACGAGACGATCCTGGTCTACGTGAAGAACCCGGCGAAGTACTTCTTCGACTCGGATGCCGTGGACCGAGAGCCGTACATGGCCCCGGGTCTCGTCACCGCCGAGAAGGCCGCGCGTGGCAAGATGCCCACCGACGTGTGGTGGCACACGATCGTGCCGACCACGGGTCGCGAGAAGACCGGGTACCCGACGCAGAAACCCGAGGGCGTGCTGCGCCGGATGGTGCAGGCGTCGTCGCGCCCCGGCGACAGGGTGCTCGACATGTTCGCCGGCAGCGGCACGCTCGGCGCCGTCGCCGCGCCGCTCGGGCGTCACTCGGTGCTGATCGACGACAACGCCGATGCGGTGGCCGTGATGCACAAGCGCCTGGAGCCGTACGCGAGCTGA
- a CDS encoding family 16 glycoside hydrolase, which produces MPVPAVLSGPRRRSTRVARTLVAGLLGGALVATGAILPAGAAVAPAVNTPADLPKQEPGVTLRTYSTPPLTELCTLKSGQTPNVDKLMSTIDWSTDEQFGAGDNFITHALANLTVSTPGSYAFRLTSDDGSRLTLDGTQLIDNDGLHGAESVEGTVTLDVGVHDLFVEMFEATNGQQLTVEWKTPGSSSFTVIPNDVLSTEAGVVRVTAPGTKYCEGSTDSAGDGLRLDAVNPDYTLVNLRPEGFTPKVSGLAFLGNGDLAVLTTGSVNSGGWDTSTPGKVFVLKGAQAADGPEDVTVVEAAGGLLNPMGIDVIDDKIYVSERYQLTELSDTNGDGSYETKRKVAEYPSGNNFHEFAFGLIHDEDNFYVNLSVAIDNGGATTNPQPAKNRGTSVKIDRATGAISYVAGGLRTPNGVAFGPENELFAMDNQGAWLPANKLVNIKQDRFFNHYTNPAGPFDANPVTPPVVWIPQNEIGNSPSTPIMLKDGPFAGQMMFGDVTYGGLQRAFLEKVDGEFQGAVFRHSAGFEVGVNRVIEGPDKSLYIGGTGEGGNWGEAGKLTYGLQKLVPNSTQDTFDMKSMKVVEGGFEIEYTQPLSDETVANLASAYRAEQWRYLPTSTYGGPKIDEEILSLTSATASADRKTVTVAFDGLKQGRVVHLRSPQPFAAASGDKLWSTEAWYTLNSLPGYVSPADQGWYEAEEARLIGGAKFDAEHSGYSGAGFAGGMWQAGSAFEFTVNAEDAGTVPVNVRYSNGPNPAPGSKDVNLYVNGQNLGRWDFPSTGDWKTWATITRDMPLVAGTNTIALKYDSGNKGNINVDVLSIGTADICAPAQVEDGYRSLFDGTLESLNAGWRMAGPGGFGRQNDCSIRGEGGMGLLWHKAQELNEYSLKLDWKLIADHNGGVFVGFPDPQNDPWIAVNQGYEIQIDASDAADRTTGAIYTFQGADAAAVEASLKPVGSWNAYEIVVKGQSIKIFLNGTLVNDFTSTDPARDLSQGFIGLQNHGGGEAVSYRNVRVMEIDEPAPLAVTASAEVRCMAKKATLTVRATNTDTLPVDVTLETAWGERVIPAVQPGKTVFHTFTTRAVSVPAGEATVSATGDGRTGEATASYAAKSCG; this is translated from the coding sequence ATGCCCGTACCCGCTGTCTTGTCCGGCCCCCGCCGGCGCAGCACCCGCGTCGCGAGAACCCTCGTGGCCGGTCTCCTGGGCGGAGCACTCGTGGCCACAGGAGCGATCCTGCCCGCCGGTGCCGCCGTCGCCCCCGCCGTCAACACCCCGGCGGACCTGCCCAAGCAAGAACCGGGTGTGACGCTTCGCACCTACTCCACCCCGCCCCTCACCGAGCTCTGCACGCTCAAATCGGGACAGACCCCCAACGTCGACAAGCTCATGTCGACGATCGACTGGAGCACCGACGAGCAGTTCGGTGCGGGTGACAACTTCATCACGCACGCCCTGGCCAACCTCACCGTCAGCACCCCCGGCTCGTACGCCTTCCGTCTGACGAGCGACGACGGTTCGCGCCTCACTCTCGACGGCACGCAGCTGATCGACAACGACGGCCTCCACGGAGCGGAATCGGTCGAGGGCACCGTCACGCTCGACGTGGGCGTCCACGACCTCTTCGTCGAGATGTTCGAGGCCACCAACGGTCAGCAGCTCACGGTCGAGTGGAAGACGCCGGGCTCGTCGAGCTTCACCGTCATCCCGAACGACGTCCTCAGCACCGAGGCGGGCGTCGTGCGCGTCACCGCCCCCGGGACGAAGTACTGCGAGGGCAGCACCGACTCCGCCGGAGACGGTCTGCGCCTGGATGCCGTGAATCCCGACTACACGCTGGTGAACCTGCGCCCCGAGGGCTTCACCCCCAAGGTCTCGGGGCTGGCCTTCCTCGGCAACGGCGACCTCGCGGTGCTGACCACCGGCTCGGTCAACTCCGGTGGCTGGGACACCTCCACCCCCGGCAAGGTCTTCGTGCTCAAGGGCGCCCAGGCGGCCGACGGCCCCGAGGACGTCACCGTCGTCGAGGCGGCCGGCGGTCTGCTCAACCCCATGGGCATCGACGTCATCGACGACAAGATCTACGTCTCGGAGCGCTACCAGCTCACAGAGCTCAGCGACACGAACGGCGACGGCTCGTACGAGACGAAGCGCAAGGTCGCGGAGTACCCCTCGGGCAACAACTTCCACGAGTTCGCCTTCGGCCTGATCCACGACGAGGACAACTTCTACGTCAACCTCTCCGTCGCGATCGACAACGGCGGAGCCACGACCAACCCGCAGCCCGCGAAGAACCGCGGCACCTCCGTGAAGATCGACCGCGCCACCGGAGCGATCAGCTACGTGGCCGGGGGTCTGCGCACACCCAACGGCGTCGCCTTCGGTCCCGAGAACGAGCTCTTCGCGATGGACAACCAGGGTGCCTGGCTGCCGGCGAACAAGCTCGTCAACATCAAGCAGGACCGTTTCTTCAACCACTACACAAATCCCGCCGGTCCCTTCGACGCCAACCCGGTGACCCCGCCGGTGGTGTGGATCCCGCAGAACGAGATCGGCAACTCCCCGAGCACGCCCATCATGCTGAAGGACGGCCCCTTCGCCGGCCAGATGATGTTCGGCGACGTCACCTACGGCGGCCTGCAGCGCGCCTTCCTCGAGAAGGTCGACGGCGAGTTCCAGGGAGCGGTCTTCCGCCACTCCGCGGGCTTCGAGGTCGGCGTGAACCGCGTCATCGAGGGTCCCGACAAATCGCTCTACATCGGCGGCACGGGTGAGGGCGGCAACTGGGGCGAGGCGGGCAAGCTCACCTACGGTCTGCAGAAGCTCGTCCCGAACTCCACGCAGGACACCTTCGACATGAAATCGATGAAGGTCGTCGAGGGTGGGTTCGAGATCGAGTACACCCAGCCCCTGTCCGACGAGACGGTGGCGAACCTCGCCTCGGCGTACCGCGCCGAGCAGTGGCGCTACCTGCCGACCTCCACCTACGGCGGTCCCAAGATCGACGAGGAGATCCTCTCGCTGACCAGCGCCACGGCATCCGCCGACCGCAAGACGGTCACGGTCGCGTTCGACGGCCTCAAGCAGGGGCGCGTGGTGCACCTGCGCTCGCCGCAGCCCTTCGCCGCAGCCAGCGGTGACAAGCTGTGGAGCACCGAGGCCTGGTACACGCTCAACTCGCTGCCGGGCTACGTCTCGCCGGCCGACCAGGGATGGTACGAGGCCGAGGAGGCCCGCCTCATCGGCGGCGCCAAGTTCGACGCCGAGCACAGCGGCTACTCGGGCGCCGGTTTCGCCGGCGGCATGTGGCAGGCCGGTTCCGCGTTCGAGTTCACGGTGAACGCCGAGGACGCGGGCACCGTCCCGGTCAACGTGCGCTACTCCAACGGCCCCAACCCGGCCCCCGGTTCCAAGGACGTGAACCTCTACGTCAACGGGCAGAATCTCGGCCGGTGGGACTTCCCCTCCACGGGTGACTGGAAGACCTGGGCCACGATCACGCGGGACATGCCGTTGGTCGCCGGGACGAACACGATCGCGCTGAAGTACGACTCGGGCAACAAGGGCAACATCAACGTCGACGTCCTGTCGATCGGCACCGCCGACATCTGCGCTCCGGCGCAGGTCGAGGACGGGTACCGCTCGCTGTTCGACGGCACGCTCGAGAGCCTGAACGCCGGTTGGCGCATGGCGGGCCCCGGGGGCTTCGGTCGTCAGAACGACTGCAGCATCCGCGGCGAGGGCGGCATGGGGCTGCTCTGGCACAAGGCGCAGGAGCTGAACGAGTACAGCCTCAAGCTGGACTGGAAGCTCATCGCCGACCACAACGGTGGCGTCTTCGTCGGCTTCCCCGACCCGCAGAACGACCCCTGGATCGCGGTGAACCAGGGCTACGAGATCCAGATCGACGCCTCCGACGCCGCCGACCGCACCACCGGTGCGATCTACACCTTCCAGGGTGCGGATGCCGCGGCGGTCGAGGCTTCGCTCAAGCCGGTCGGGTCGTGGAACGCGTACGAGATCGTCGTGAAGGGGCAGAGCATCAAGATCTTCCTCAACGGCACGCTGGTGAACGATTTCACCAGCACCGATCCCGCGCGCGACCTGTCGCAGGGCTTCATCGGCCTGCAGAACCACGGCGGCGGCGAAGCGGTGTCGTACCGCAACGTCCGTGTCATGGAGATCGACGAGCCGGCACCTCTCGCGGTGACGGCCTCGGCCGAAGTCCGTTGCATGGCGAAGAAGGCGACGCTGACGGTGCGCGCCACCAACACCGACACGCTGCCGGTCGACGTGACCCTCGAGACGGCGTGGGGCGAACGGGTCATCCCCGCCGTCCAGCCCGGGAAGACGGTGTTCCACACCTTCACCACCCGTGCCGTGTCGGTCCCCGCCGGTGAAGCGACGGTGTCCGCGACCGGCGACGGTCGCACCGGCGAGGCCACGGCCTCGTACGCGGCCAAGAGCTGCGGCTGA
- a CDS encoding MMPL family transporter: protein MLSSLGRRVSRHRLIVLLAWALLVVVGGALAGDVFDRTVSVADAPAGSESLRASERLDALDPEGEIVTAVVRGADFFSPTLRDSATAVMSSIRAVPGVAEATDAYTAGGAIGDDGRSSLVVVELARGLTGDEAVATASAVSDLLKGIAAPEVLVGGPLLAEEAFVDRATADAALGESVAILVLVVLLTVALGSLRIALVPVVAALAAIAPTLAILGLLARVVDVNEFAVNVVTILGLGLAVDYSLLVVLRLREERAADPAVPLDDLIARTVSGAGRAVLVSGLAVTVALLGILVLGDPLLSGMALGGAVVVVVATLAGLTLVPATLSLLHRALPSAGARTWARPWAGRAAREGVLARSTRLAQRRPGLVAVAAAALLMLLAAPVASLALDDSDIRSLPADAEERRAYEATTTGFTGIGIEPVTVVLDGSIQDAAVTGVLDRIAALPEVADADVVQQLPPEVTAVAFTPTGDSATGPAAQSLVEAVRELDSPVPLEVTGPAAFLIDTRDHLASRLPWALAIVAAASFALLFALTRSVVVPVKSLVLAGLTVASTLGVLTAIFGWGWGAPLLGFEPRGALDVTTPLLIGLLAFGLTMDYEVFLLARITERWRSRDLFVDPRSANAEAVRHGITRTGPVVTLAAAAICLVFLGFAFGELVAMKEIGVGMIVAVVLDVTVVRGLLLPAVMTLLGRANWWPGTRPAVPAPPAPLPTLETASR, encoded by the coding sequence ATGCTCTCCTCCCTCGGCCGCCGCGTCAGCCGGCATCGCCTGATCGTCCTTCTCGCGTGGGCCCTGCTCGTGGTCGTCGGCGGCGCCCTCGCGGGTGACGTCTTCGACCGCACCGTCTCGGTCGCCGACGCCCCCGCCGGCAGCGAGTCGCTGCGCGCGAGCGAGCGCCTCGACGCCCTCGATCCCGAGGGCGAGATCGTCACCGCCGTCGTCCGCGGTGCGGACTTCTTCTCCCCGACGCTGCGCGACAGCGCGACCGCGGTGATGTCGTCGATCCGCGCCGTGCCCGGGGTGGCCGAGGCCACCGACGCCTACACGGCCGGCGGGGCGATCGGCGACGACGGGCGTTCGTCGCTGGTCGTCGTCGAACTCGCGCGGGGCCTCACCGGCGACGAGGCCGTCGCCACGGCATCCGCTGTCTCCGACCTGCTGAAGGGGATCGCCGCCCCCGAGGTGCTCGTCGGCGGCCCCCTCCTGGCCGAAGAGGCCTTCGTCGACCGCGCCACCGCCGACGCGGCCCTCGGCGAGAGCGTCGCGATCCTCGTCCTCGTCGTGTTGCTCACCGTCGCGCTCGGGTCGTTGCGCATCGCGCTCGTCCCCGTGGTCGCCGCCCTCGCGGCGATCGCACCGACCCTCGCGATCCTGGGCCTTCTCGCCCGCGTCGTCGACGTCAACGAGTTCGCGGTCAACGTCGTCACGATCCTCGGCCTCGGTCTCGCGGTCGACTACAGCCTGCTGGTGGTGCTGCGCCTGCGCGAGGAGCGTGCGGCCGACCCCGCCGTCCCCCTCGACGACCTGATCGCCCGTACCGTCTCGGGCGCCGGTCGGGCGGTGCTCGTGTCGGGTCTCGCCGTGACGGTGGCCCTTCTGGGCATCCTGGTGCTCGGCGACCCGTTGCTGTCGGGCATGGCGCTGGGTGGGGCCGTGGTCGTGGTCGTGGCGACCCTCGCGGGTCTCACCCTCGTCCCCGCCACGCTCTCGCTCCTGCACCGCGCCCTCCCTTCCGCCGGAGCGCGCACCTGGGCACGCCCCTGGGCCGGTCGCGCCGCGCGCGAGGGGGTGCTCGCCCGTTCCACGCGCCTCGCGCAACGGCGCCCGGGCCTCGTCGCCGTCGCCGCCGCGGCCCTGCTGATGCTGCTCGCCGCCCCCGTGGCATCCCTCGCCCTCGACGACTCCGACATCCGGTCCCTTCCCGCGGACGCCGAGGAGCGACGGGCGTACGAGGCGACGACGACCGGCTTCACCGGGATCGGGATCGAGCCCGTCACGGTCGTGCTCGACGGATCGATCCAGGATGCCGCCGTCACCGGCGTCCTCGATCGGATCGCCGCCCTGCCCGAGGTCGCCGACGCCGACGTGGTGCAGCAGCTGCCGCCCGAGGTCACCGCGGTCGCCTTCACCCCGACGGGCGACAGCGCGACGGGGCCGGCGGCGCAGAGCCTGGTCGAGGCGGTGCGCGAGCTCGACTCCCCGGTCCCCCTCGAGGTCACGGGGCCCGCCGCCTTCCTCATCGACACACGTGATCACCTGGCCTCGCGCCTGCCGTGGGCGCTCGCGATCGTCGCCGCCGCGAGCTTCGCGCTGCTGTTCGCCCTCACCCGCTCGGTCGTCGTTCCGGTGAAGTCCCTCGTGCTGGCGGGCCTCACCGTGGCCTCGACGCTGGGAGTGCTCACCGCGATCTTCGGGTGGGGGTGGGGCGCGCCCTTGCTCGGGTTCGAGCCGAGGGGCGCGCTCGATGTGACCACGCCCCTGCTCATCGGGCTCCTGGCCTTCGGGTTGACCATGGACTACGAGGTGTTCCTGCTGGCCCGCATCACCGAACGCTGGCGCTCACGCGATCTTTTTGTCGACCCGCGCTCCGCCAACGCCGAGGCCGTTCGCCACGGCATCACGCGCACGGGTCCGGTGGTGACGCTGGCCGCCGCGGCGATCTGTCTCGTCTTCCTCGGCTTCGCGTTCGGCGAGCTGGTCGCGATGAAAGAGATCGGGGTCGGGATGATCGTGGCCGTCGTCCTCGACGTCACCGTCGTGCGCGGGCTGTTGCTGCCCGCCGTGATGACGCTCCTCGGGCGCGCCAACTGGTGGCCGGGTACGCGACCGGCCGTCCCCGCCCCGCCCGCGCCGCTTCCGACCCTCGAGACCGCATCCCGCTGA